A stretch of the Haloarcula ordinaria genome encodes the following:
- the hmgB gene encoding hydroxymethylglutaryl-CoA synthase, protein MTAVGIDAIEIRTGKLKLDLAETFAPAQGDDPGKYTKGLGLHASSFPDVYEDIVTMGANAAHRLMERKGLSPQDIGRIDVATESAFDNSKPVSTYIAGCLEQVYDGDFHHANKGERKFACISGTQSLDDAYNWIRAGRNRGRSAIVIATDTALYARDDPGEATQGAGAVAMLVSEEPSLVELSAEQGFGSADETDFLKPNQQFPSVDGKRSVNVYLARMREALDDYASVAGDIHPEDYPLVPFHTPFPGMVRKAAALGYRHIVRGTDVEDLLAEEIGHQPMPEDFETDDEWHAAIKEYTDALTETERYQDWYADTIEPTLDIARHVGNWYTGSVHLARASGLKHAREHGRELAGQQLLVASYGSGAQAEVHAERVVPGWEAEIAQLNIDEQIRNRHELTFAEYEQVHDVHNHDQESDAEEFTAPEQEFVFDGWGRMGERKYRYVE, encoded by the coding sequence ATGACTGCAGTCGGCATCGACGCGATAGAAATCCGAACAGGAAAACTCAAACTCGACCTCGCGGAGACGTTCGCCCCGGCACAGGGCGACGACCCGGGGAAGTACACGAAGGGGCTGGGGCTGCACGCCTCCTCGTTCCCGGACGTCTACGAGGACATCGTGACGATGGGGGCCAACGCCGCCCATCGCCTGATGGAGCGCAAGGGTCTCTCGCCCCAGGACATCGGGCGCATCGACGTGGCCACAGAGAGCGCCTTCGACAACTCCAAGCCCGTCTCGACGTACATCGCCGGCTGTCTCGAGCAGGTGTACGACGGCGACTTCCACCACGCCAACAAGGGCGAGCGGAAGTTCGCTTGTATCTCCGGCACCCAGAGCCTCGACGACGCCTACAACTGGATTCGCGCCGGGCGCAACCGGGGTCGGTCGGCCATCGTCATCGCCACCGATACGGCGCTCTATGCTCGGGACGACCCAGGCGAGGCGACCCAGGGAGCCGGTGCCGTGGCGATGCTCGTCAGCGAGGAGCCGAGCCTCGTCGAGCTCTCGGCCGAGCAGGGCTTCGGGAGCGCCGACGAGACGGATTTCCTCAAACCAAACCAGCAGTTCCCCTCCGTCGACGGGAAGCGCTCGGTGAACGTCTACCTGGCGCGGATGCGCGAGGCGCTCGACGACTACGCATCGGTGGCCGGCGACATCCACCCCGAGGACTACCCGCTGGTACCGTTCCACACGCCGTTCCCGGGGATGGTCCGGAAGGCCGCGGCGCTGGGCTACCGCCACATCGTCCGCGGGACGGACGTCGAGGACCTGCTCGCCGAGGAGATCGGCCACCAGCCGATGCCCGAGGACTTCGAGACCGACGACGAGTGGCACGCCGCCATCAAGGAGTACACCGACGCGCTGACCGAGACCGAGCGCTATCAGGACTGGTACGCCGACACCATCGAACCGACGCTCGACATCGCCCGGCACGTGGGCAACTGGTACACCGGGTCGGTCCACCTCGCGCGCGCCTCGGGACTGAAACACGCCCGCGAACACGGCCGTGAGTTAGCCGGCCAGCAGCTCCTGGTGGCCTCCTACGGGTCGGGCGCACAGGCCGAAGTCCACGCCGAGCGCGTGGTCCCCGGCTGGGAGGCGGAGATCGCCCAGCTGAACATCGACGAACAGATTCGGAACCGCCACGAGCTCACGTTCGCGGAGTACGAGCAGGTTCACGACGTCCACAACCACGACCAGGAGTCCGACGCCGAGGAGTTCACCGCGCCCGAACAGGAGTTCGTCTTCGACGGGTGGGGCCGCATGGGCGAGCGCAAGTACCGCTACGTCGAGTAA
- a CDS encoding helix-turn-helix domain-containing protein, with the protein MVRGTRAQLAEKMAGEVALSDDPGATLRKWRTDFEVPQTELADHIGVSPSVISDYESGRRDNPGIGIVRRLIDGLLDVDEQRGGEHIRQHARVLSAGFDSDVVHDLREYSANVGVDRVYEAIGAEELTRGGQDSVAGHTVINSIAAITRLSSDEFYQLYGQSTNRALVFTNVTRGESPLVALRVVSPTPNAVILHGLDSDSVWEHAEDLARIDDFSLAVTNVDLDELLAGLRSLP; encoded by the coding sequence ATGGTCCGGGGAACACGAGCCCAGCTCGCCGAGAAGATGGCCGGTGAGGTCGCGCTGAGCGACGACCCCGGCGCGACGCTCAGGAAGTGGCGCACGGACTTCGAGGTGCCACAGACGGAACTGGCCGACCACATCGGGGTCTCACCGTCGGTCATCTCCGACTACGAGAGCGGCCGGCGCGACAACCCCGGCATCGGCATCGTCCGGCGGCTGATCGACGGACTCCTCGACGTCGACGAACAGCGGGGCGGGGAACACATCCGCCAGCACGCGCGCGTCCTCTCGGCCGGGTTCGACAGCGATGTCGTCCACGACCTGCGGGAGTACTCGGCCAACGTCGGCGTCGACCGGGTGTACGAGGCCATCGGGGCCGAGGAGCTCACCCGTGGGGGGCAGGATTCGGTCGCGGGCCACACCGTCATCAACTCCATCGCGGCCATCACCCGACTCTCCTCCGACGAGTTCTACCAGCTCTACGGCCAGTCGACCAACCGGGCGCTCGTGTTCACGAACGTCACCCGGGGCGAGTCACCGCTGGTCGCCCTCCGGGTCGTCTCGCCGACGCCCAACGCGGTCATCCTGCACGGACTCGACAGCGACTCGGTGTGGGAACACGCCGAGGACCTCGCCCGCATCGACGACTTCTCGCTTGCGGTCACGAACGTGGACCTCGACGAGCTGCTCGCCGGCTTGCGGTCGCTCCCCTGA
- a CDS encoding type IV pilin — MPDRARLESSQRATTAVVGVVLLTGLTVALVAVVAGAVGGIDTGRLTPTPSVAHSTATFETGPSVGCGENVVRVTHEGGDPIEPETLAIVVSLPARDASARIRGLPVAGTQLADENVVDDDHNAVYDNCVGGVVADGGRRWSAGTAVAIQLNAGGGTIRPGDSIEVTIVHEPTGSVVVRETITAA, encoded by the coding sequence GTGCCCGACAGAGCGCGACTAGAGAGCAGCCAGCGGGCGACGACGGCCGTCGTCGGCGTCGTCCTCCTCACCGGACTCACGGTTGCACTCGTCGCGGTGGTCGCCGGGGCTGTGGGCGGCATCGACACAGGACGGCTCACCCCTACTCCGTCGGTCGCTCACTCGACGGCGACGTTCGAGACCGGCCCCTCAGTCGGATGTGGGGAGAACGTGGTCCGGGTGACACACGAGGGCGGTGACCCCATCGAACCCGAGACCCTCGCTATCGTCGTCAGCCTACCGGCCAGGGATGCGAGCGCACGAATCCGTGGGTTGCCAGTGGCCGGCACGCAGTTGGCCGACGAGAACGTCGTGGACGACGACCACAACGCCGTCTACGACAACTGCGTCGGTGGCGTCGTCGCGGACGGGGGCCGACGCTGGAGCGCCGGCACGGCCGTCGCCATCCAGCTGAACGCCGGCGGCGGGACGATACGTCCGGGTGACTCCATCGAGGTGACCATCGTCCACGAACCGACCGGGAGCGTCGTCGTCAGAGAGACGATAACGGCGGCCTGA
- a CDS encoding replication factor C large subunit — MTDWTEKYRPTTLSEVRGNDKARDAFEEWARTWDDHRKAVILHGSPGVGKTSAAHALASDLGWPTIELNASDSRTKDVIERVAGEAAKSGTLTGGGKGRRLVIMDEADNIHGNADRGGARAVTALVKEASQPMVLIANEFYDMSNGLRNACRDIEFRDVSPRSIVPVLRDICRKEDIEYQSDALQKIADQNAGDLRGAVKDLQALAETTERLTVEDVVTGERDTTEGIFEYLDVVLKEADAETALKASYDVDETPDDLINWIEDNMPKDYEGAELARAYAALSNADQWLGRVRETQNYSFWRYAGDAMTAGVAAARDGTKGGWTRYGPPSYWSKLGRSKGARNTRDYIAQQIAVVDGVSMRTARREIMPFLSTMTHHCRNRELTVAMAAAYDLDADHVAYVTGSGKDTNKVQSIVEDAEARTADAAVEHSGGAFEGASATGPDEDDSAADEPEGSESTGDQQATLIGEDSEDADATDEEPSKEAKAEDDDQQSGLSDFM, encoded by the coding sequence ATGACCGACTGGACGGAGAAGTACCGCCCGACAACCCTCTCGGAGGTCCGGGGCAACGACAAGGCCCGGGACGCCTTCGAGGAGTGGGCCCGGACGTGGGACGACCACCGGAAGGCGGTCATCCTCCACGGCTCGCCGGGTGTGGGTAAGACCTCTGCCGCCCACGCGCTGGCGTCGGACCTGGGCTGGCCGACAATCGAGCTCAACGCGAGCGACTCGCGGACGAAGGACGTCATCGAGCGGGTCGCCGGCGAGGCGGCGAAGTCCGGGACGCTCACCGGCGGGGGGAAAGGACGGCGCCTGGTCATCATGGACGAGGCCGACAACATCCACGGCAACGCCGACCGCGGCGGGGCGCGTGCCGTGACGGCACTGGTCAAGGAGGCCAGCCAGCCGATGGTGCTCATCGCCAACGAGTTCTACGACATGTCCAACGGCCTCCGGAACGCCTGCCGCGACATCGAGTTCCGCGACGTCTCGCCGCGCTCTATCGTCCCCGTCCTCAGGGATATCTGCCGGAAGGAGGACATCGAGTACCAATCCGACGCGCTGCAGAAAATCGCCGACCAGAACGCCGGCGACCTCCGGGGCGCGGTCAAGGACCTCCAGGCGCTGGCAGAGACGACCGAGCGGCTCACCGTCGAGGACGTGGTGACCGGCGAGCGCGACACGACCGAGGGCATCTTCGAGTACCTCGACGTCGTACTGAAAGAGGCCGACGCAGAGACGGCGCTGAAGGCCAGTTACGACGTCGACGAGACACCTGACGACCTCATCAACTGGATCGAGGACAACATGCCCAAGGACTACGAGGGGGCCGAACTCGCCCGCGCCTACGCCGCCCTCTCGAACGCCGACCAGTGGCTCGGGCGGGTCCGCGAGACGCAGAACTACTCGTTCTGGCGTTACGCGGGCGACGCGATGACGGCCGGCGTCGCCGCCGCCCGCGATGGGACCAAGGGTGGCTGGACCCGCTACGGCCCGCCGAGTTACTGGTCGAAGCTCGGGCGCTCGAAGGGGGCGCGGAACACCCGCGATTACATCGCTCAGCAGATCGCCGTCGTCGACGGCGTCTCGATGCGAACCGCGCGTCGCGAGATTATGCCCTTCCTCTCGACGATGACGCACCACTGCCGGAACCGCGAGCTGACGGTGGCGATGGCCGCCGCATACGACCTGGACGCAGACCACGTCGCCTACGTCACCGGGTCGGGCAAGGACACCAACAAGGTCCAGTCCATCGTCGAGGACGCCGAGGCACGAACGGCGGACGCGGCCGTCGAACACTCCGGCGGCGCGTTCGAGGGCGCGAGCGCGACGGGACCGGACGAGGACGACAGCGCGGCCGACGAACCCGAAGGCAGCGAGTCGACGGGCGACCAGCAGGCGACGCTGATCGGAGAGGACAGCGAGGACGCGGACGCCACAGACGAGGAGCCGTCGAAAGAAGCGAAAGCCGAGGACGACGACCAGCAGTCCGGCCTCTCCGATTTCATGTGA
- a CDS encoding amino acid ABC transporter permease, whose translation MSTDEPSVADEVRTTVTVDTDQPWALIGIAAFWGWLVARWVNDFFLPERLAVPRDQSFFPVAPFEAIRESLLSTAASLGLLGAPLEFAAGLVSFVVGSIPSLPALARGAWLTIVLTVGGIALGFVLAVPLSVARVYGGRGLRWLSLSYTELIRGTPLLAQLFVLYFGLPLTQIIREVPGVGVGYVPGTAAWVAIIGFTLNSAAYQAEYIRSALESVDVGQLTAARAIGLSKVDGIRYVVLPQGLRYAIPGWSNELVYLIKYSSLAAFITVRELFFQAESIANDTFRYTELYILAALFYLALVISASVLMNGVETRTALPGLGGKRQA comes from the coding sequence ATGAGCACCGACGAGCCGTCTGTCGCCGACGAGGTCCGGACGACCGTCACCGTCGACACCGACCAGCCGTGGGCTCTCATCGGTATTGCGGCGTTCTGGGGCTGGCTCGTCGCACGCTGGGTCAACGACTTCTTCCTCCCCGAGCGCCTGGCCGTGCCCAGAGACCAGTCGTTCTTCCCCGTCGCACCGTTCGAGGCCATCAGGGAGTCGCTGCTCTCGACGGCCGCGTCGCTGGGGCTGCTGGGCGCGCCCCTCGAGTTCGCCGCCGGCCTCGTCTCCTTCGTCGTCGGGTCGATTCCGTCGCTGCCGGCGCTCGCCCGTGGCGCGTGGCTCACTATCGTCCTCACCGTCGGCGGTATCGCGCTCGGCTTCGTCCTCGCGGTGCCGCTGTCGGTGGCCCGGGTCTACGGCGGCCGGGGCCTCCGCTGGCTCTCGCTTTCCTACACCGAGCTCATCCGCGGGACGCCGCTGCTCGCGCAGCTGTTCGTACTCTACTTCGGGCTGCCGCTGACCCAGATCATCCGGGAGGTGCCCGGCGTCGGCGTCGGCTACGTCCCGGGGACGGCCGCCTGGGTGGCCATCATCGGCTTCACGCTCAACAGCGCCGCCTACCAGGCCGAGTACATCCGCTCGGCGCTGGAGTCGGTCGACGTCGGCCAGCTGACCGCCGCGCGGGCCATCGGGCTCTCGAAGGTCGACGGCATCCGCTACGTTGTCCTCCCGCAGGGCCTTCGCTACGCCATCCCCGGCTGGTCGAACGAGCTGGTCTACCTCATCAAGTACTCCTCGCTCGCGGCGTTCATCACGGTCCGCGAGCTGTTCTTCCAGGCCGAATCCATCGCCAACGACACGTTCCGCTACACCGAGCTGTACATCCTCGCAGCGCTGTTCTACCTGGCGCTGGTCATCTCCGCGTCCGTCCTGATGAACGGGGTGGAGACGCGGACCGCGCTCCCCGGGCTCGGCGGGAAGCGACAGGCCTGA
- a CDS encoding amino acid ABC transporter ATP-binding protein, translating into MTLLRVEDVYKSYGDEEVLKGVSFGMDQGDVDVLMGPSGSGKSTMLRCINRLTEIDSGDIWLDDRPVYGPETDVNELRQDVGMVFQDFNLFAHLTAAENITLGLKRVLGVPKAEAEARAMEHLEQVGLAAQAESYPAELSGGQQQRVGIARALAMEPKLMLFDEPTSALDPELVGEVVAVMRDLAERGMTMLVVSHEMGFARSAADDIHFLDNGTVVESGPPEQLFENPEHDRTEAFLTGLQAEHDR; encoded by the coding sequence ATGACACTGCTACGAGTCGAGGACGTCTACAAGTCCTACGGCGACGAGGAGGTACTGAAAGGCGTCAGCTTCGGGATGGACCAGGGGGACGTCGACGTCCTTATGGGCCCCAGCGGCAGCGGGAAGTCGACGATGCTGCGCTGTATCAACCGGCTGACCGAGATCGACAGCGGCGACATCTGGCTCGACGACCGGCCGGTGTACGGCCCCGAGACGGACGTCAACGAGCTCCGGCAGGACGTCGGGATGGTGTTCCAGGACTTCAACCTCTTTGCCCACCTCACGGCCGCCGAGAACATCACGCTCGGGCTGAAACGGGTGCTCGGCGTCCCGAAGGCCGAAGCCGAGGCGCGGGCGATGGAACATCTAGAACAGGTCGGCCTCGCCGCGCAAGCGGAATCGTACCCGGCCGAGCTCTCCGGCGGGCAACAGCAGCGCGTCGGCATCGCTCGCGCGCTCGCGATGGAACCCAAACTGATGCTGTTCGACGAACCGACCAGCGCGCTGGACCCGGAACTCGTCGGCGAGGTGGTCGCGGTGATGCGTGACCTCGCCGAACGGGGGATGACGATGCTCGTCGTCAGCCACGAGATGGGCTTCGCCCGCTCGGCCGCCGACGACATCCACTTCCTCGACAACGGCACCGTCGTCGAGTCCGGGCCGCCGGAACAGCTGTTCGAGAACCCCGAACACGACCGGACCGAGGCGTTCCTCACCGGACTACAGGCAGAACACGACCGATGA
- a CDS encoding amino acid ABC transporter permease, with protein sequence MLQAGDWAFVFGNFDYLLAGAGITVGLTLTSLLLGFLAGFPAGALEVYGDGILERVVSTSGVILRGTPIVVIMLVLFFVVSISQSAFVTATVGLGLRSAAYQSQIFRGALQSVDEGQMEAARSVGLSRFESIRYVVVPQALRRSMPGFQNEFTIVLKDTSIAFAIGLAELLTRGNDLFTQSGRSTAVLEVFLTISAIYFVLTFATNRGLDRLSDYYAIPSGDSA encoded by the coding sequence ATGCTCCAGGCTGGTGACTGGGCGTTCGTCTTCGGGAACTTCGACTACCTGCTTGCAGGTGCGGGCATCACCGTCGGCCTGACCCTGACCAGTCTGTTGCTTGGCTTCCTCGCTGGATTCCCGGCGGGAGCGCTCGAAGTGTACGGCGATGGCATCTTAGAGCGGGTGGTCAGCACGAGTGGCGTTATCCTTCGCGGGACGCCTATTGTCGTCATCATGCTCGTCCTCTTCTTCGTCGTCTCAATCTCGCAGTCGGCGTTCGTCACGGCCACGGTCGGGCTGGGCCTCCGGAGCGCGGCCTACCAGTCACAGATCTTCCGCGGCGCGCTCCAGAGCGTCGACGAGGGGCAGATGGAGGCGGCCCGGTCGGTGGGTCTGAGCCGGTTCGAGTCCATCCGCTACGTCGTCGTCCCACAGGCGCTTCGCCGGAGCATGCCGGGTTTTCAAAACGAGTTCACCATCGTCCTGAAAGACACCAGCATCGCGTTCGCCATCGGCCTCGCCGAGCTGCTGACCCGGGGGAACGACCTGTTCACTCAGAGCGGTCGGTCGACGGCCGTCCTGGAGGTGTTCCTGACCATCAGCGCCATCTACTTCGTGCTGACCTTCGCCACGAACCGCGGGCTGGACCGGCTGTCGGACTACTACGCGATTCCCTCCGGTGATTCCGCATGA
- a CDS encoding basic amino acid ABC transporter substrate-binding protein — protein MSESNLSRRKYLASVGGTAVALSVAGCSGGGGGSSQTITAGTAPGFPPFEMKEGGELVGFDIDLLEAVVNETDYEFEGWEEFEFDSLIPALTNNNIDVIAAGMTINDERDQTIDFSDPYYSSDQAIVVRADGDFSPGALGDLSDRPIGAQKGTTGEGVVQDELVGDVITENQYNAYDNYVLAIQDLENGNVDAVVIDVPVAETFAANRPVEVAFTYETGEQFGFGVRTDDDARQSALNDGLAAVRESGTYQELTGEWFGQ, from the coding sequence ATGTCAGAGTCCAACCTTTCACGTAGGAAGTACCTCGCCTCCGTCGGCGGGACGGCAGTAGCGCTCTCTGTCGCTGGCTGTTCCGGCGGCGGTGGGGGTAGTTCACAGACCATCACGGCCGGTACCGCACCCGGCTTCCCGCCGTTCGAGATGAAGGAGGGCGGCGAACTCGTCGGCTTCGACATCGACCTGCTGGAGGCCGTGGTCAACGAGACGGACTACGAGTTCGAGGGCTGGGAGGAGTTCGAGTTCGACTCGCTCATCCCCGCGCTCACGAACAACAACATCGACGTCATCGCCGCCGGGATGACCATCAACGACGAGCGCGACCAGACCATCGACTTCAGCGACCCGTACTACTCCTCCGACCAGGCCATCGTCGTCCGGGCGGACGGCGACTTCTCGCCCGGCGCGCTCGGGGACCTGAGCGACCGACCCATCGGTGCCCAGAAGGGGACGACCGGCGAGGGCGTCGTCCAGGACGAGCTCGTCGGCGACGTGATTACCGAGAACCAGTACAACGCGTACGACAACTACGTGCTGGCCATCCAGGACTTAGAGAACGGCAACGTCGACGCCGTCGTCATCGACGTCCCGGTCGCCGAGACGTTCGCCGCCAACCGCCCCGTCGAGGTGGCGTTCACCTACGAGACCGGCGAACAGTTCGGCTTCGGCGTCCGCACGGACGACGACGCCCGTCAGTCCGCCCTCAACGACGGGCTGGCGGCGGTCCGCGAGAGCGGGACGTACCAGGAACTGACCGGCGAGTGGTTCGGCCAGTAA
- a CDS encoding cytochrome AA3 biosynthesis protein, producing MTVRFRRLLAATTALTFALILLGVYTGAVGAGLTCAGRWPFCDGWLGLFPANWMSFIEWFHRFVAMITGFLILGSTVGAWRGSYSKRVKYATGIALAVLPVQVLLGANTIFNFGAVAQVLHHAAALTILTALVAGTAWAYTDTGTDAESVRTETSAPASADD from the coding sequence ATGACCGTCCGCTTTCGGCGACTGCTGGCGGCGACGACGGCGCTGACGTTCGCGCTCATCCTGCTGGGCGTCTACACCGGCGCCGTCGGTGCTGGACTGACCTGCGCGGGTCGGTGGCCGTTCTGTGACGGGTGGCTCGGCCTCTTTCCCGCCAACTGGATGAGCTTCATCGAGTGGTTCCACCGATTCGTGGCGATGATCACCGGCTTCCTCATCCTCGGGTCGACTGTCGGGGCCTGGCGCGGGTCGTACTCCAAGCGGGTGAAGTACGCCACGGGCATCGCACTGGCCGTCCTGCCGGTCCAGGTGCTGCTCGGTGCGAACACCATCTTCAACTTCGGCGCGGTCGCACAGGTCCTGCACCACGCCGCGGCACTGACGATTCTGACGGCCCTCGTCGCCGGGACGGCCTGGGCCTACACCGACACGGGGACCGACGCCGAGAGCGTCCGGACCGAGACGAGCGCGCCCGCCAGCGCCGACGACTGA
- a CDS encoding rhodanese-like domain-containing protein, whose protein sequence is MSFVHPDELERRLGPSSGEEPFVLDIRPSTAFSERAIEGSHNIPVYGDLRRGDEAALRERLDEVPADRDVVVVCKMGVVAKRATALLDEHGYDAATLRGGMSGWNGYQTGSLTYKLRSLLWKLR, encoded by the coding sequence ATGAGCTTCGTCCATCCAGACGAACTGGAGCGCCGGCTCGGGCCGTCGTCGGGGGAGGAGCCGTTCGTCCTCGACATCAGACCGTCGACGGCCTTCAGCGAGCGAGCGATCGAGGGGAGCCACAATATTCCGGTCTACGGCGACCTGCGACGTGGGGACGAAGCGGCACTCCGTGAGCGCCTGGACGAGGTCCCGGCCGACAGGGACGTCGTCGTCGTGTGTAAGATGGGCGTCGTCGCGAAACGAGCGACGGCACTGCTCGACGAGCACGGGTACGACGCGGCGACGCTCCGTGGCGGGATGAGCGGGTGGAACGGCTACCAGACGGGGTCGCTGACCTACAAGCTCCGGTCGCTGCTCTGGAAGTTGCGATAA
- a CDS encoding Lrp/AsnC family transcriptional regulator translates to MDDLDSQILSILRRDARTPYTEIADEVGTSEGTVRNRVESLVDDGVIERFTVATSTGNVKAMIEVGVDVDVDTAAVTDHIAEWPAVDFVWQVSGEQDIVVVVDAADTGAVNDLITQARELEEVVSTKTRLILDERVG, encoded by the coding sequence ATGGACGACCTCGATAGCCAGATACTCTCGATACTCCGCCGGGACGCCCGAACCCCCTACACGGAGATCGCCGACGAGGTGGGGACCTCGGAGGGGACCGTGCGCAACCGCGTCGAGAGTCTCGTCGACGACGGCGTCATCGAACGGTTCACCGTGGCGACGAGCACGGGCAACGTCAAGGCGATGATAGAGGTCGGCGTCGACGTCGACGTCGACACGGCTGCCGTCACCGACCACATCGCCGAGTGGCCCGCCGTCGACTTCGTCTGGCAGGTCTCGGGCGAGCAGGACATCGTCGTCGTCGTCGACGCCGCCGACACGGGCGCGGTCAACGACCTCATCACGCAGGCGCGGGAGCTGGAGGAGGTCGTGAGTACGAAGACGAGGCTCATTCTGGACGAGCGAGTCGGCTGA
- the carA gene encoding glutamine-hydrolyzing carbamoyl-phosphate synthase small subunit, protein MADAYVALEGERVIEARARSPGTARGEVVFTTAYTGYEESLTDPSYEEQILTFSYPLIGNYGVREERFESDRVHPRGAVAREFTDDVAEWLESEGVPAVDHLDTRDIVTEIRDEGAMKCGIAAGPDATPEDALAELRECKHMSDHTEIGAQVSVQDVEVKNEDGDGATVALVDCGAKGSIIESLVERDAVVHVLPHDATEADVEAIDPDLLFVSNGPGDPKNFEEAGELVEKYVGEVPLAGICLGQQVVANALGGQTEKMEFGHRGVNQPVRDLRSNKVVMTTQNHGYTVADPGDKLDVTQVNVNDDTPEGLENDDLNIITRQYHPEAHPGPHDSLGFFDDVLGMTGQ, encoded by the coding sequence ATGGCTGACGCATACGTAGCACTGGAGGGTGAGCGCGTCATCGAGGCCCGTGCTCGCTCGCCAGGGACGGCCCGCGGCGAAGTGGTGTTCACGACCGCCTACACCGGCTACGAGGAGAGTCTGACCGACCCCTCCTACGAGGAGCAGATCCTCACGTTCTCGTACCCGCTCATCGGGAACTACGGCGTCCGAGAGGAACGCTTCGAGTCCGACCGCGTCCACCCGCGCGGCGCGGTCGCACGCGAGTTCACGGACGACGTCGCCGAGTGGCTCGAGAGCGAGGGCGTCCCCGCCGTCGACCATCTCGACACGCGCGACATCGTCACCGAGATTCGCGACGAGGGGGCGATGAAGTGTGGTATCGCGGCCGGTCCGGACGCGACCCCTGAAGACGCGCTCGCGGAACTGCGCGAGTGCAAGCACATGTCCGACCACACCGAGATCGGCGCGCAGGTCTCCGTGCAGGACGTCGAAGTCAAGAACGAGGACGGCGACGGCGCGACCGTCGCGCTCGTCGACTGCGGCGCGAAGGGCTCTATCATCGAGTCGCTGGTCGAGCGCGACGCCGTCGTCCACGTCCTCCCCCACGACGCGACCGAGGCCGACGTCGAGGCCATCGACCCCGACCTCCTGTTCGTCTCGAACGGCCCCGGCGACCCGAAGAACTTCGAGGAAGCCGGCGAGCTCGTCGAGAAGTACGTCGGCGAGGTTCCGCTGGCCGGCATCTGTCTGGGCCAGCAGGTCGTCGCGAACGCGCTGGGTGGCCAGACCGAGAAGATGGAATTCGGCCACCGCGGCGTCAACCAGCCGGTGCGCGACCTCCGCTCGAACAAGGTCGTGATGACGACCCAGAACCACGGCTACACCGTCGCCGACCCCGGCGACAAACTCGACGTGACGCAGGTCAACGTCAACGACGACACGCCCGAGGGGCTGGAGAACGACGACCTGAACATCATCACGCGTCAGTACCACCCCGAGGCACATCCCGGCCCGCACGACTCGCTGGGCTTCTTCGACGACGTGCTCGGGATGACAGGGCAGTAG